One segment of Sesamum indicum cultivar Zhongzhi No. 13 linkage group LG4, S_indicum_v1.0, whole genome shotgun sequence DNA contains the following:
- the LOC105159989 gene encoding uncharacterized protein LOC105159989 produces the protein MALRVSMLKSGAGKAECTLGGIRRLAHALAQPAPLETAINHQINTALPPLVLPENHDYKDTGANFPNLPFLGGAMELMAVPKKKVTPHKRGIRNGPKALKPVPVIIRCKVCGRVKLPHFFCCSGIKQNPEGNG, from the exons ATGGCGTTACGGGTTTCGATGCTGAAAAGCGGTGCTGGCAAAGCGGAGTGCACTTTAGGCGGGATCCGGCGGCTGGCTCACGCATTGGCTCAACCGGCGCCGCTGGAAACCGCCATCAACCATCAGATCAACACCGCATTACCGCCGTTGGTTTTGCCGGAGAATCATGACTACAAAGACACGGGAGCTAATTTTCCGAATTTACCATTCTTAGGTGGAGCTATGGAGCTCATGGCTGTTCCCAAAAAGAAG GTTACTCCACACAAGAGAGGTATTAGAAATGGACCAAAGGCTTTGAAACCTGTCCCAGTAATCATTCGTTGCAA GGTCTGTGGTCGAGTCAAGCTACCACATTTCTTCTGTTGTAGTGGGATCAAGCAAAATCCTGAAGGAAATGGTTAA
- the LOC105160081 gene encoding phosphate transporter PHO1 homolog 10 has translation MKFGKELEKQKVPEWTEAYVDYNGLKRILQEIRNSKENKPNRPRASQKRLSLFMDFGASSGHASNLEKEGDIENQVIAVDTVQEGNSRKFYNTKLLVSSGDGEENESIFFKTLVDELNKTNNFYKDKVDEAIEEAALLKKQMEVLVVLRIKVNNPNFDGSSSLKCLSMDISNLAPSKIIPPARSKTVGIRVMDRKLGVEMFGAEVDLSCQHQHSNSHPNNIPCTENYNGAPIDGETTNESKSSHLEILDRVKISNTFDDPISTIKGVLGDSKEKELSCNKEELKEVEERLKVAFIQLHQKLCHLKHYSFMNLLAFSKILKKYDKITSRSVARSYMKIVDNSYIGSCDMVNSLMEKVEVVFIKNFLRSNRREGMKLLRPKQKIEKHRVTFFSGFFCGCSVALLVAVVLLVEDRKLMPKSRGALYMRTVFPLYSLFTYVVLHMLVYAANIYFWRHYKINYRFIFGFKQGTELGHREVFLLGSGLAMIVLAAFLIHFHIKMDSTSQHYETYIELLPLGLVIVVIAITFCPFNIIYRSSRFFFIKCVFRCLCAPLYKVRLPDFFLADQFTSQVQAIRSLEYYICFYGWGRLSQRLNRCSNHDLYNVFYFIVGVIPYWFRFLQCIRRLFEERDFAHGYNGLRYFLTIIAVVIRTAFELRKKVAWKLFALVSSAIAAIANTYWDIVVDWGLLQRKSENLFLRDKLLITHKSVYFTAMVLDVFLRFAWLQLVLTLDVHSLQGNTISTIFSCLEILRRGLWNFFRLENEHLNNVGKYRAFKSVPLPFTYYEDEDEDDDIDKDN, from the exons ATGAAATTCGGGAAAGAACTTGAGAAACAAAAGGTGCCTGAGTGGACAGAGGCTTATGTTGACTATAATGGACTCAAACGAATATTACAAGAGATTCGTAATTCCAAAGAAAACAAGCCAAATCGACCCAGGGCTTCTCAAAAGAGATTATCGCTGTTCATGGACTTTGGTGCTTCAAGTGGACATGCTAGCAATCTTGAGAAAGAGGGGGATATTGAGAATCAAGTAATAGCTGTTGATACAGTCCAAGAAGGGAACTCCAGAAAGTTTTACAACACCAAGTTACTTGTGTCCTCAGGAGATGGAGAAGAGAATGagagtatttttttcaagacACTTGTTGATGAGCTCAACAAGACAAATAACTTCTATAAGGATAAGGTGGACGAAGCAATTGAGGAAGCCGCTTTGctcaaaaaacaaatggaGGTTTTGGTTGTATTAAGAATCAAGGTGAATAATCCAAATTTTGATGGATCCAGTTCTCTGAAATGTCTTTCCATGGATATTAGCAATTTGGCACCCTCAAAGATTATACCTCCCGCCAGATCAAAGACTGTTG GGATCAGGGTGATGGATAGGAAACTTGGTGTTGAAATG TTTGGTGCAGAAGTAGACTTGAGCTGTCAACACCAGCACTCTAATAGTCATCCTAATAATATTCCTTGCACCGAAAATTATAATGGTGCTCCAATAGATGGAGAAACTACCAATGAGAGCAAATCATCTCATCTAGAAATCCTTGATCGTGTAAAGATTTCAAATACATTTGATGATCCAATATCAACTATTAAAGGAGTTCTCGGAGACTCCAAAGAGAAGGAGTTGAGTTGCAACAAAGAAGAACTGAAAGAAGTTGAAGAAAGATTGAAGGTTGCATTCATCCAGTTACATCAAAAGCTTTGCCATCTGAAACATTACAG CTTCATGAATCTCTTGGCCTTTTCAAAAATCCTGAAGAAATATGATAAG ATAACATCTAGGAGCGTTGCAAGATCATACATGAAAATTGTGGACAACTCTTATATTGGAAGCTGTGATATG GTGAACAGTCTCATGGAAAAGGTAGAGGTGGTCTTcatcaagaattttttgcGTTCTAACCGTCGGGAAGGCATGAAACTACTGAGGCCAAAAcagaaaatagaaaagcaTCGCGTAACTTTCTTCTCAG GTTTCTTTTGTGGTTGCTCAGTTGCTCTGTTAGTAGCTGTTGTTCTACTTGTTGAAGATAGAAAATTAATGCCCAAAAGCAGAGGAGCCTTGTACATGCGCACGGTATTTCCACTCTATAG CTTATTTACGTACGTAGTCCTTCACATGCTTGTGTATGCTGCAAACATATACTTTTGGAGGCATTACAAAATCAACTACCGGTTCATATTTGGATTCAAGCAGGGAACTGAGTTGGGCCACAGAGAAGTCTTTCTCCTGGGCAGTGGTCTTGCAATGATTGTTCTTGCTGCTTTCCTAATACACTTCCACATAAAGATGGACTCGACAAGTCAACATTATGAAACTTATATAGAACTACTCCCTTTGGGCTTAGTCATT GTTGTTATTGCTATTACATTTTGCCCCTTCAATATCATCTATCGTTCAAGTCGtttcttctttattaagtGCGTCTTTCGTTGTCTTTGTGCTCCTCTTTACAAG GTTAGACTCCCCGACTTTTTCTTGGCAGACCAGTTCACCAGCCAG GTACAAGCTATAAGGAGCCTTGAATATTACATTTGCTTCTATGGCTGGGGAAGATTATCTCAAAGATTGAACAGATGCAGCAATCATGATCTTTATAACGTGTTCTATTTTATTGTTGGAGTTATACCATACTGGTTTCGCTTTCTACAG TGCATCCGTCGGTTGTTTGAAGAGAGAGACTTTGCTCACGGGTACAATGGTTTGAGATATTTCTTGACAATTATTGCTGTGGTCATTAGAACGGCTTTTGAACTGAGAAAGAAAGTAGCCTGGAAACTGTTCGCTTTGGTGAGCTCAGCCATTGCCGCTATAGCAAATACATACTGGGATATTGTTGTTGACTGGGGGCTTCTTCAAAGAAAGTCAGAAAACCTGTTTCTAAGAGATAAACTTCTCATTACTCACAAAAGTGTGTACTTTACAGCCATg GTTTTGGATGTTTTTCTCAGGTTTGCTTGGCTACAACTTGTCTTGACGCTTGATGTGCATTCCTTACAGGGAAATACAATATCAACAATATTCTCATGCTTAGAAATTCTTCGACGTGGCTTGTGGAACTTCTTCCG GTTGGAGAATGAACACTTGAACAATGTCGGGAAGTACCGAGCATTTAAATCGGTTCCTCTTCCTTTTACTTACTACgaggatgaagatgaagatgatgatatTGACAAGGACAACTAG